The Humulus lupulus chromosome 4, drHumLupu1.1, whole genome shotgun sequence genome has a window encoding:
- the LOC133832448 gene encoding uncharacterized protein LOC133832448, which translates to MEERVKRYKSLGHMVNLITSEDRSYPASAITFTDDDLKGVHLPHDDPLVISLQVDHCQLGRVLIDGGSGVDILFWEAFQKMGLEENQIRPSTTPILGFNSQRVYPKGVVRLTVVAAERALLVDFLIIDSTTSYNAIMGRNWIHRM; encoded by the coding sequence ATGGAAGAACGAGTGAAGCGATACAAATCATTAGGCCACATGGTCAATCTCATCACTTCAGAAGATAGAAGCTACCCAGCCTCTGCAATCACCTTCACCGATGATGACCTGAAGGGCGTACACCTACCCCAtgatgatccactcgtcatttcCCTACAGGTTGACCATTGCCAGCTCGGCAGAGTTCTGATCGACGGGGGCAGTGGGGTCGACatcctcttctgggaagccttccagaagatGGGGCTAGAGGAGAATCAGATCCGGCCCTCCACCACGCCCATTTTGGGATTCAACAGCCAAAGAGTATATCCAAAGGGCGTCGTTCGATTAACTGTGGTGGCCGCAGAACGTGCCCTGCTAGTAGACTTTCTCATTATAGATTCCACCACAagctacaacgccatcatgggGAGAAATTGGATCCACCGGATGTAG